One part of the Humulus lupulus chromosome 9, drHumLupu1.1, whole genome shotgun sequence genome encodes these proteins:
- the LOC133801342 gene encoding tropinone reductase homolog At5g06060-like — protein sequence MAETKRIFTDERWSLQGKTALVTGGSRGIGHAIVEELARFGAIVHTCCRKESELEQCLEEWKKKGFIVSGSVCDVLYRDQREKLMETVSSIFQGKLNILVNNAAKVIPKDSIEYTAEDISTLMGTNFESGFHLSQLSHPLFKASGNGSIVFISSVAGSMALPACSIYGATKGAMNQITKNLACEWAKDSIRVNTVAPWVTRTKMLEGFTEDGNIEKGIVGQVIDRTPIRRVGETNDISSVVAFLCLPAASYVTGQIITVDGGFTVNGFPNPSPAEL from the exons ATGGCTGAAACAAAGCGCATTTTTACGGACGAGAGATGGAGTCTTCAGGGAAAAACAGCTCTGGTGACTGGGGGATCTCGTGGCATAGG GCATGCCATAGTGGAAGAACTAGCCAGATTTGGAGCCATAGTTCACACCTGTTGTCGCAAAGAGAGTGAGTTGGAGCAGTGTTTGGAAGAGTGGAAAAAGAAGGGTTTCATAGTAAGTGGTTCAGTGTGTGATGTGTTATACAGAGACCAAAGAGAGAAACTTATGGAAACTGTGTCTTCTATTTTCCAAGGGAAGCTCAACATTCTT GTAAATAATGCTGCGAAAGTAATACCGAAGGATTCCATTGAGTACACGGCTGAAGATATTTCGACTCTAATGGGTACCAACTTTGAATCTGGTTTCCATTTATCACAACTTAGTCATCCGCTTTTTAAAGCTTCTGGAAATGGAAGCATTGTCTTCATTTCTTCTGTGGCTGGATCTATGGCTCTTCCAGCTTGTTCTATCTATGGTGCAACAAAag gagcaATGAACCAAATAACAAAGAACTTGGCGTGTGAATGGGCAAAGGACAGCATTCGTGTAAACACAGTTGCTCCTTGGGTTACAAGAACCAAAATGTTGGAGGGCTTTACG GAAGATGGCAATATTGAAAAGGGAATCGTTGGTCAAGTAATTGACCGAACTCCAATTAGACGAGTAGGAGAGACTAATGACATTTCATCTGTGGTGGCTTTTCTTTGTCTACCTGCTGCTTCATATGTCACTGGCCAAATTATTACTGTTGATGGAGGATTTACTGTGAATGGCTTCCCAAACCCATCTCCTGCTGAGCTCTAg